The proteins below are encoded in one region of Nitrospinaceae bacterium:
- a CDS encoding DUF1552 domain-containing protein translates to MKSSRRTFLRAAGVAMGLPLLESFGAASVQGSPKRMIAINQDLGFIPKLFFPKGEGRDYELSPYLEKIAKHREQFTVFSGLSHPGVDGGHRADKTFLTAAPHPGRASFRNSISLDQVMANEVGHETRFRSLSLGINDARSLSYTQAGVEIPTIQSAAALYKKMFLQGDREAMEAQLARLRRKGSILDVVMGQSSALSKRVSASDRERIEQFQTAVRSLEQRITEAQAWETRPRPKVDEAMPDYPKDKKEFFDMVRMMNEMSRLAFQTDSTRVITLFLGGQRTPGVKFEDGRTLGGYHNLSHHGKDEAKLKQLEEIETAQMELFGELLLDLQEIEEADGSLLDNTMVLYGCHMGDANIHNNHNLPVLLAGGGFRHGQHLVFNPHNNTPLCNIFVSMLQRMGIETDHFGSSKGSLTGLG, encoded by the coding sequence ATGAAATCCAGTCGCCGAACATTCCTCCGCGCCGCGGGCGTTGCCATGGGCCTGCCATTGCTAGAGTCCTTCGGGGCCGCCTCGGTACAAGGCTCGCCCAAGCGCATGATCGCGATCAATCAGGACCTTGGATTCATTCCCAAGCTGTTCTTTCCAAAAGGTGAAGGGCGTGATTACGAACTCTCGCCCTACCTCGAAAAGATCGCCAAGCATCGGGAACAATTCACCGTGTTCAGCGGACTTTCCCATCCCGGCGTCGACGGGGGGCATCGCGCCGACAAAACGTTTTTGACCGCGGCGCCACATCCCGGGCGGGCGAGCTTTCGCAACAGTATTTCTCTTGATCAGGTGATGGCCAATGAGGTAGGCCATGAGACGCGCTTCCGGTCGCTTTCTCTCGGGATTAATGACGCCAGAAGCCTCTCCTACACCCAGGCGGGGGTTGAAATCCCCACCATTCAAAGCGCGGCGGCGCTTTACAAAAAGATGTTTCTTCAGGGCGATCGCGAAGCGATGGAAGCGCAACTGGCACGGCTGCGCAGAAAGGGGAGCATTCTCGATGTCGTTATGGGGCAGAGTTCGGCTCTGAGTAAACGCGTGAGCGCATCCGATCGGGAGCGGATCGAACAATTTCAGACCGCGGTCCGCAGTCTCGAACAGCGGATCACTGAGGCGCAAGCCTGGGAAACCCGGCCCAGGCCCAAGGTGGACGAGGCCATGCCGGATTACCCAAAGGACAAGAAGGAGTTCTTTGACATGGTGCGGATGATGAACGAGATGTCCCGGCTCGCCTTCCAGACAGATTCCACCCGGGTGATTACGTTGTTCCTGGGCGGTCAGCGCACCCCGGGCGTGAAATTCGAGGACGGCCGAACGCTCGGCGGTTACCACAACCTTTCCCATCACGGCAAAGACGAGGCAAAGTTGAAGCAGTTGGAAGAGATTGAAACCGCGCAGATGGAATTGTTCGGAGAACTGCTTCTGGATCTCCAGGAGATCGAGGAGGCCGACGGCAGCCTGCTGGACAACACCATGGTGCTCTATGGCTGCCATATGGGGGATGCCAACATTCACAATAACCACAACCTTCCGGTCCTCCTTGCGGGTGGCGGTTTTCGCCATGGGCAGCACCTGGTGTTTAATCCGCACAATAATACCCCGCTGTGTAATATCTTTGTCAGTATGCTTCAGCGGATGGGCATCGAGACCGACCATTTTGGGAGCAGTAAAGGATCGCTGACCGGCTTGGGCTGA
- a CDS encoding DUF1585 domain-containing protein, whose protein sequence is CASCHKKIDPPGFALESFDVMGRWRENYRSLGEGSKRIEGVGRSGNEYVHYIGQKVDASGTTAEGSAFTDIVEFKKLLLEDAEAIARNLTEQLLVYATGAPIRFSDRDEVAAILEKTRASNYGVRSIIHEIVRSPLFLRK, encoded by the coding sequence TGCGCGAGCTGTCATAAGAAGATCGATCCGCCGGGCTTCGCGCTGGAAAGCTTTGATGTCATGGGGCGGTGGCGCGAAAACTACCGTTCGCTCGGAGAAGGATCGAAACGCATCGAAGGGGTAGGCCGAAGCGGTAACGAATACGTTCACTATATCGGCCAGAAAGTAGATGCGTCAGGAACGACGGCTGAAGGAAGCGCCTTCACGGACATCGTCGAGTTCAAGAAACTCTTGTTGGAAGATGCAGAGGCCATCGCCCGCAACCTGACCGAACAACTGCTCGTCTATGCGACAGGCGCGCCAATACGGTTTTCCGATCGCGACGAAGTGGCTGCCATATTGGAAAAGACCCGTGCTTCGAATTACGGCGTTCGCTCCATCATTCACGAAATCGTCCGGAGTCCATTGTTCCTCCGTAAATAA